GCAACTTCGTCGGCGAATTCCTCATTCTGATCGGTAGCTTCCCCAGCGCGCCCTGGGTCGTGGTGCTCGCCGCCAGCGGCCTGGTGCTCGGCTCGGTATACGCCCTGGCGATGATCCATCGCGCCTACTTCGGCCCGGTGCAGCAGGAAGCGCCGCTGCCGGGGCTGAAAGCTCGCGAGATGGCCATGGTGCTCGGCCTCGGCGTGCTGCTGATTCTGCTTGGCGTTTACCCGCAACCGGTGCTCGACACCTCCGCTGCCAGCATGCATGGCGTGCAGCAGTGGATGGCTGGCGCCCTCGATCAACTCGCCTCGGGCCGGTAAGGGTAAGGATTAGAGACTCATGGAACATCACGCTGTCGAATTCACCGTGCAACATCTGATCGCCCTGCTGCCATTGCTGGTAACCAGCCTTACCGTGGTGGTGGTGATGCTGGCAATCGCCGTCAGGCGCAATCACGGCCTGACCTTCTTGCTTTCGGTGGTCGGTCTGAATCTGGCGCTGCTGTCGCTCATTCCAACCCTGGAGGTGGCCCCGCTGCAGGTTACCCCGCTGCTGCTGATCGACAACTTCGCCTGCTACTACATGGCACTGGTACTGGCCGCCAGCCTGGCCTGCATCACCCTGATCCATGCCTATCTGGGCGGCGAATCCGGCAAGGGTTACCCGGGCAACCGCGAGGAGCTGTACCTGCTGGTGTTGCTGTCCGCCGCTGGCGGCCTGGTACTGGTCAGTGCCCAGCACCTGGCCGGGCTGTTCATCGGCCTGGAACTGCTGTCGGTGCCGACCTACGGCATGATCGCCTACGCCTTTTTCAACAAGCGCTCGCTGGAGGCCGGCATCAAGTACATGGTGCTTTCGGCTGCCGGCAGCGCCTTCCTACTGTTCGGCATGGCGCTGCTGTACGCCGAGTCCGGCAACCTGGGCTTCGCCGATATCGGTGCCACTCTGATGCGCGAGAGCAGCCAATTGGTGCAGATCGGCATCGGCATGATGCTGATCGGCCTGGCTTTCAAACTGTCGCTGGTGCCCTTCCACCTGTGGACGCCGGATGTCTACGAAGGCGCCCCGGCGCCAGTGGCGGCCTTTCTCGCCACCGCCAGCAAGGTAGCGGTGTTCGCCGTGCTGCTGCGACTGTACCAGATATCCCCGGCCATGAGCGGCGGCTGGCTGAGCGACCTGCTGACCCTGATCGCCATCGCCTCGATCCTGTTCGGCAATCTGCTGGCGCTGCTGCAGAACAACCTCAAGCGCCTGCTGGGTTACTCGTCCATCGCCCACTTCGGTTACCTGCTGGTGGCATTGGTGGCGAGCAAGGGGCTCGCGGTGGAAGCCGTGGGCGTGTACCTGGCCACCTACGTGCTGACCAGCCTCGGTGCGTTCGGTGTGATCACCCTGATGTCCACCCCCTACAGCGGCCGCGATGCCGATGCGCTGTACGAATACCGTGGCCTGTTCTGGCGCCGCCCGTACCTGACCGCCGTGCTCACGGTGATGATGCTGTCGCTGGCCGGCATTCCGCTGACGGCCGGCTTCATCGGCAAGTTCTACGTGATCGCCGCCGGTGTCGAAGCGCAACTGTGGTGGCTGCTCGGCGCCATGGTGCTGGGCAGCGCCATCGGCGTGTTCTATTACCTGCGGGTGATGGTCACCCTGTTCATGCGCGAACCCAACATGCATCGCCACGATGCGCCCTTCGACTGGGGCCAGGGCGCCGGCGGCATCATGCTGCTGGTAGTCGCTCTGCTCGTCTTCGTTCTCGGCGTATACCCG
This region of Pseudomonas wenzhouensis genomic DNA includes:
- the nuoN gene encoding NADH-quinone oxidoreductase subunit NuoN; translation: MEHHAVEFTVQHLIALLPLLVTSLTVVVVMLAIAVRRNHGLTFLLSVVGLNLALLSLIPTLEVAPLQVTPLLLIDNFACYYMALVLAASLACITLIHAYLGGESGKGYPGNREELYLLVLLSAAGGLVLVSAQHLAGLFIGLELLSVPTYGMIAYAFFNKRSLEAGIKYMVLSAAGSAFLLFGMALLYAESGNLGFADIGATLMRESSQLVQIGIGMMLIGLAFKLSLVPFHLWTPDVYEGAPAPVAAFLATASKVAVFAVLLRLYQISPAMSGGWLSDLLTLIAIASILFGNLLALLQNNLKRLLGYSSIAHFGYLLVALVASKGLAVEAVGVYLATYVLTSLGAFGVITLMSTPYSGRDADALYEYRGLFWRRPYLTAVLTVMMLSLAGIPLTAGFIGKFYVIAAGVEAQLWWLLGAMVLGSAIGVFYYLRVMVTLFMREPNMHRHDAPFDWGQGAGGIMLLVVALLVFVLGVYPQPLLELVQHAGLVALAQ